One segment of Colias croceus chromosome 15, ilColCroc2.1 DNA contains the following:
- the LOC123698201 gene encoding uncharacterized protein LOC123698201, with the protein MNGSDVIDEHMMEQSADTNLKSMPYIQRRQTKNYVTKGNNESIVALKGTEHLFAITESGCSPSIQDREIIPPGYQILRCDRNDGRKQGGVFLVATQRLELREVRAPGVAIDSCVFEMVCATVHLGRQLDLVLCSGFSDGIEVVAADEVLVPADAYHPPLTVRLRARASPASAAAAPTTQAASAGFTNDRLQWNFYKADFQLMYALLTSTEWDPLYKMEGVEQALDFFYAKVYDIFDRCVPKKKQLKTNMRYKYPEWYTKNIIHDIKVKARLHRKYKISKLKTDYDAFAAYRSRIKAAIETAHKLHRDKIQKQFKRDPKSLWQYIRSKRGTPNQPVIIEDNKHLDDGECAAQFAKFFESVYSSVPPRLDAKAAAAAAAAATSGVSCARVHVEAFSQKEVSDALKHLKPKHSAGPDGIPAFLVKDCSRVLVEPLLYIFNICLKSATFPVRWKITRVIPVPKNKTGSSVRDYRPVAVLSTPAKVFEAALHSRIQQQIRPMLSDEQHGFRSACSTATNLLSFMTQLIPAVDAGGQVDVAYFDFRKAFDTVDNDILLKKFAEVGYTPKLLEFFASYMRDRQQYVDYKGFLSEPYYTWSGVSQGKHGLETPHAARLLTDNGPLPQSTVFKLHISGN; encoded by the exons ATGAATGGATCGGATGTAATCGATGAGCACATGATGGAACAAAGCGCGGATACTAATTTGAAATCAATGCCGTATATTCAGCGACGTCAAACCAAGAACTATGTGACTAAAGGTAATAACGAGTCAATTGTGGCGTTGAAGGGCACTGAAC ATCTCTTTGCTATAACTGAATCTGGGTGTAGTCCGTCTATACAAGATAGAGAAATTATTCCCCCCGGATATCAAATTCTACGTTGCGACCGCAATGACGGACGCAAGCAAGGCGGCGTATTTCTCGTGGCCACACAGCGGTTGGAGCTACGTGAGGTGCGCGCGCCCGGCGTCGCGATAGACTCCTGCGTGTTCGAGATGGTTTGTGCAACTGTACATTtag gtCGACAGTTGGATTTGGTTCTGTGCTCGGGTTTTAGCGATGGAATTGAGGTAGTTGCAGCGGATGAAGTTTTAGTGCCTGCGGACGCGTATCATCCACCGCTGACGGTGAGGCTGCGCGCGCGCGCCTCTCCCGCTAGCGCTGCTGCCGCCCCCACCACCCAGGCCGCCTCCGCCGGATTCACAAATGACCGATTACAATGGAACTTTTATAAGGCTGATTTTCAATTGATGTACGCACTTTTAACGTCTACTGAGTGGGATCCTTTATATAAAATGGAAGGTGTAGAACAGGcgctagattttttttatgcgAAAGtgtatgatatttttgatagaTGTGTTCCCAAGAAAAAACAACTCAAAACAAATATGAGATATAAATATCCGGAGTGGTAcacgaaaaatattatacatgacATTAAAGTTAAGGCTAGGttacatagaaaatataaaatatccaaACTAAAAACCGATTATGATGCATTTGCTGCATACAGATCTAGAATAAAAGCAGCAATAGAGACTGCCCATAAACTGCATAGGgataaaattcaaaaacagTTCAAAAGGGATCCGAAATCTTTATGGCAATATATCCGGTCTAAACGAGGCACGCCGAATCAACCAGTCATTATAGAGGATAACAAACATTTAGACGATGGGGAATGTGCTGCACAATTTGCGAAATTTTTTGAGTCTGTGTATAGCAGCGTACCACCACGATTAGATGCCaaggcggcggcggcggcggcggcggcggcgacCAGTGGAGTATCTTGCGCACGAGTGCATGTGGAGGCTTTTAGCCAAAAAGAGGTAAGTGATGCGCTAAAACATTTGAAGCCAAAGCATTCTGCAGGGCCTGATGGTATACCTGCTTTTCTGGTCAAGGATTGCAGCAGAGTGTTAGTCGAACCCCTTctctatatatttaatatttgtttaaaatctgCTACTTTCCCGGTCCGTTGGAAAATAACACGTGTCATCCCGGTtcccaaaaataaaactgGATCCAGTGTAAGAGATTATAGGCCCGTGGCTGTATTGTCGACACCTGCGAAGGTATTTGAGGCAGCCCTCCATAGTCGAATACAGCAGCAAATCAGACCAATGCTTTCGGACGAGCAACATGGGTTCCGGTCAGCGTGCAGCACTGCCACAAACCTCCTAAGTTTCATGACTCAGTTGATCCCGGCGGTGGATGCTGGAGGCCAGGTGGATGTTGCATATTTTGATTTTCGGAAGGCGTTCGACACAGTCGATAATGACATCCTCTTAAAAAAATTTGCTGAAGTAGGATACACCCCAAAGTTATTAGAATTCTTTGCGAGTTACATGAGAGATCGGCAACAATATGTAGATTACAAAGGCTTTCTATCTGAACCATATTACACTTGGTCAGGCGTGAGCCAGGGAA